The sequence GCGCAAGCATAATTGGGGCTGGAGCCTCAATCTGGAATCCCTCTTCCACCAGGTCCTACCTgtttgaccttggacaagttacttagccttccctgtgtccattttCTCATCTTATAAACTGGGGACATGTAGTGCTCAAGGGGGCGTAGGGTAAAACTTGCATGCTAAAAACTTGCATAATTGGGAGGGGCTTAATTGTGGTAGTTATGATCATCACCCTTAAATCTACGAGCAATTCACTCAAATTAATTTCACAGTATTTATAAGGCAAACATATATGAAACTCAATATACCTAATACATTAGGTTTGAAAAAAAGCTGTGTTTTAAAAAGCAGCTAATTGCAATCCATTACAAAATCcccaaattaaaactataatacactaaaaaaaaaaagagaaatcgtGATTAAgggatatataaatacatttattggtGGTATTCCTGAATGATGAATGCAGAGAAcagaatacaaagaaatcagcaCATAAAAGGAACCATTAATCTTTAAAAATGCTATATACTTACATTTTGACCAATTTTGCATATTTGTTTAGATTTACAAACAAATGTAAAGCTAATTCCAAAGTTTTCTTCTGAATATACTTCAAATTTGAATTGTAGTGTTCTCCATTCCAAAGCCAGCTGTTTTTTGCTGGATTTACACCAACTATGATTTACTTTGTTTGTATCTAACCTAAAAGCAAGACTCTGCAAGCTGATCCTGAAGCAGCCAGTTACTCAGGAATTTTACAACAGCTATTAAAGAGAGGATAAAGCCACATGAAAGAGCAAGCCTCAATACTAGATACATAGATACAAGAGAAAATACCAAGAAGCAAAAAGAATCACAGAAATACCAATTCTATTCTAAAGCATAATTTCTAATTCTAGCAGCAATTCAATTAGCAATAGCTTAGGTGCCTctattccaaaaaacaaaaccattagTTCTTCCACTACAATTTCCTGACTTTACCCAATGAATAATTATCAAGccttcatattcttttttaacCACTCAAGAACATAATTCATACATTATAGAATCATTAACGAAAGAGGCCTTCAAACATACTGCTGAAAGCTGCAATATAGTTTGAGGGCCAGATTTCAATTTACATAATATTACCATTCATAAAGAGTTTATGACACCCAGTACGATACTGTTCAGCACTGTTAACTCAGAAATGCTCCATCCATTCTTGCCATCAGAGAATTACAGATATGGATGGGATTGTTAAAAGTCTAACAGGCCCTCCAAATAGGATTGCACATGAAATAATTACGAACTATGATAAAACTGTGACAACACAGCTAGCTTATAGAACTGAGTTTTTCACTATAATAGCACTACAGAATTATGACAGTTAAATATCAGAATTATTTTTCCCTGCTAACTATTCAGTAGAAAAAAGGATTTTCTGACTGTAATTCTGATGAACTGTTATCTTTGATGACTAGGATACTAGGGAAAATTGGAAAGTGAACAAAatgaactcatttatttttcacagatatTAACAAGCAAAGCAGTTTACAAAAAGATCAAAAATTatcctaaaaacaaataaatataagatcAAATCAATTATCTTTGAACAAAATATAGCTCATTTTCAaaagttttgtttggtttgtgaCTAgacttaaaaatactaaaataagccAAATAGATGCTAACAATACTAATTTGCACACAAGATTTGAAAAAAGTACTTCAAGTTTTATCTCTTATCCCtagagaaagtaaataaaaagtggctcttgcaaaaataaatgaaaacaaaaccaccaACAAAAACTAATCATATAagatactgtttttctttttgaatactTCAATTGGTCCTATATTAGGATAAGGTTTTGATAGCAAGGACTTCCTAGCTTCTTCCTTTATCTTCCATTCTCTAGTCACTTCCGTGTTTTTATCAAACAAGGCTATGTGTAGGCTTCCCTACAAAGTCAGGTTGAGTCAGAGGTAGCGTTAGGATGCAATATACTTGATCATAGTATGTAGTTAGTTCAAATGAACACATCATTATCTAAAAGgattacaataattaaaaatgcaaaaagaacatGTACTGCCCTCACTGCTTTGCGCtaagaaaaattctgagaaactgagAACAAACATTGGAAGCCAGGAAACAGGCAATTAATTGCCTCATCTTCCATGAGCTCCTTTAATGCACCAGTTCAGGCTGGTTTTCCACGAAGGGTAGCACCCCACTCACATAATAAGCAATGCCAAGAGACAGCAAAGCAATGACGAAGATCAACAGCAATACTCTCCAGAAGCCCAGATCCTCCACAAACTCCTGCCACGTGGTTCGGAAGCTGGAGAGGACTCCTTCACCTTGCTGCAGGTTGGGATTGAGGAGTGAATGGCTTTCCATGGCACTGtggaagaagaaagagcaaaaagggcattaaaaaaaacacagcaaTTCCAAAAACATAAAACCACAGGGCTACTATTtagaaaagaccaaatatacacacacacacacacacacatatatatatatatacacactcttACATGCTTACGTATCTGAACAATATATACTAAACTGTAAATTGCTAAATGGTAATGAGTATGTTTCTCTTGGTTTAGAATTTAGTAAACTCAagttaaaaattctatttaaaaggtcctggctgggcgtggtagctcatgcctgtaatcccgacacttttgcaggccaaggagggaggatcacttgagcccaggagttcgggaccagcctgggtaacatagcgagacaccatctctatttttttttaaggtgtccTGAGCAGAAGTCTTGAAATAGGTTATGAGTTGTTTCCATCAAGATATTAAACCACAACACATTCTTGTTATGTTAAATTTAGAAGATTCAAAGTGCAGACTCATAATTTAAGAATGTGTTAATACGAATAAGCAGACATGCAGGTGATGACACCTGAAGAGGACAGTCATCTACAAGTCAAGCAGAGAGGCCTTAGAAGAAACCAACTTtgtgacaccttgatctcagacttctaggcCCTAGAACTGAGAAAGTAAATGtctgttggggggaggggggaagatgAGTAAATCTAAAAAGTCACTTATACAGTGTGTGTGAATCTTGAAGTTAAAAgggaatttttattaatttagttcAATAATCTGACCAATGAAGGAATTCCTTCTTTAATTGTAATTCTCTAATAATGGAAGGTTACTCCTCAGCCTGTTGTACATGTGGACTCGTCTAGTcatcagaaattctttttttttttggagacagaatctcactctgccgcccaggctggaatacagtgatgcgatctcagctcactgaaacctccacctccccagctcaagcaatcctcctgcctcagccccgcaggtagctgggactacaggtgcatgccaccatggctggctaatttttgtatttttggtagagacagggtttcgccatgttgcccaggctggtcttgaactcctgagcttaggtgatccacctgccttgacctcccaaagtgctgggattacaggcatgagccatcacagctGGCCTAATCATTAGGAATTCTTAATAGTTTCTTCCTATTGGTGTTAGTTCTATCTTGTACAATAAGACAGAATATGTTCATTTCTCTTCTGCATAAAGGCTAGTCTAGTTGAAAATAAGGTAGTGCAAATACCATAAAAACACTGATTCTGGTTTTCAGAACTTCATCAATGAGAAATACGACTACCACAAAGAGAAACTGCATCTGACTTTGGTACTTGGAAGCACTAAGGGAAGAGCACTCATGGTTATATCACAACATACAGGCCCAGTAAGAGGGTATCATTTAGATTAAAGCCACCATAACCATGATCATAGGAATCAACTATCTACTGGTTATCAAAGTTCATTACTATCCTTCCTAACTCCCATAAAACAGTATCTTAGAGTCTCATTCATTATGAACTATGAGTAAACATGCAAAACTGACATTTTTTAACCTACaactttattttacttcttgATACCATCAAACAAAAGTCCTTCAGCCTTTACCAACATTAGAGGTCTTCTCTGATCATGGGAAACTGACTTCCTAATGGGCCAGTCTGCTTAAcacccaaacttttttttttttttttaataattaaaacatgTTTATTCTCTGAATAAGAGATGATGTTTTCAGTGGGAATCTACAACACCACGGTAATTTTGGAACACTTGACAGcaagtttaaaaataagattaggACTTTGAGAAGGCCTAAAAGAGTAAAACCACAAATAGATAACAAAGTTCTGCAGAGGCTTAGTTTGACCTATGTAAAATTTATTGATTACGAGTTGACATGCCCTTATACATGTtaggtataaaatgaaaattccatGAGCATTCTCATTGTTCTTCAGAGCTCATGAAGCTCTGCCAATCGGGATATTCTATAAAGACTTTATCCAATGAAATGCTTTCTACTGTCCAGGGAATATCTGATTCTAACATAATGGGGTGTgtgtataatctttttttaaaaacgtGATATCTACACTGTCTTTGGGGGGTGTGTTtgcatgtatcttttttaaaaaatgtgatagcTATACTGTTTTTGTTATCCCATACCTACAAAGTAAAAAGGAATTAAACTTAGAGTTATATGGAGGAGTGGGGAAATGTTTTTCATTAACTTGATTTATAGTCCCTTATAAGGCCTGCAGAAGTTGTGCTGTCTTGGGGGAATcctaagagaaatggaaaatattatagtaaatacatttaaaaccCTGCTTTATCTTCTGCTCTAGAAAAAGCCGTTACACAATTATGCCATAATGCCATGTGCTAGCCAAtctctttaaactttttaatctactttttattgagatataattcacatccCATAACATTTACCTTTTGAaactgtacaattcagtggcttttcaTATATTCCCCAAATTGTACAACCATCTCTTTTAATTCCAGTACACTTTCAGCACCTCTATaagaaactctgtacctattagcagtcactcccattGCCCCTTCTCCCAGCTTCTAGTCTACTttctcatctactttctgtctctatggatttgcttattctggacatttcacataaacagaatcatgtaatatgtggccttttgtgcctggcttctccaATGTAGCATGTTTTCAAAAtttatccatgctgtagcatgtatcagtacaatataataatattagtaatattCCACTGGATGAACAGATGATGTTTATTCCTTCATCAGCTGATGGATATCTGGGTGGTATCAatgttttggctattatgaataatgctgctatgaacattcatatataagtttttgtgtggacatatgtttcaATTTTCTTTGGTATATTCCTAGAAGTGGCACTGCTGGTCAGATGGTAACTCTACGTGTAGCTTTTTGAAGGACTGCCAGACTTTTCCAAAGAAGCTGCTCTACTttccattcccatcagcagtgtatgaggattccaatttctccacatcctccagAGCACTTGTTATTATCTATCTTTTTAATTGCAgctatcctagtgggtgtgaagtggcatTTCACTATGGTcctcatttgcattttcctaatgacattACCTTTCAACTTTCTGATTTAAGCTTCAACCACTGAATTTCTACCATGACACTGAGGGGTAGGAGTAAGATAGGAAAACTAGGTAATAAAAGTGTTAATAACTCAATTTTTGAAAAACGAGCTTTATACAGTGTTACAATTAATACAGACTCTCATGCTGCAGTGAAATGGCAGGTATGTGAAGGAAGCAGGAGTACTTCCACTGCTcatccaatggaatattattttgtaCTTATCACTTCTTAGTAATCACAACTGAGGCAAACTAATGCTAAAAGTATATTTCTAATAAAAGGGTGCCAAGAAACTGgctattaacaaaataaagatcCTAAAAATAtaccaaacaaaaacacattcttGGTTGTTTTTCATGGTAAAGAAGCTTAAAGTACTTAATGTTATttcataaaaagataaaaataaatttcaagttatcttagaggaaaaaatctttaacaaataaTAGttaactcaatattgttaaagtgcTTATGCCATTCTGTCAATCCAAAGTACACAGGAGAGAAAAACAAGGGCTTGCAAATACATCTCTGACTTCTTGTTTATCTATTTGTCAGCTTTCAGTGATCACTCAAGAGGAGTATGCACTGTTCCAGAAGTAAAGCTCTTGGATTTCTTTAGGACTGTATTAAAGTGCTTGAAAGTATCTGAACAAAATAGACCTAAGCTTGAGAGTGGAATTAATGGTCCCCAAAGAGCACATCAACTGGCACACgagaggaagaaagcaaaaatgGGTACAAAGGAATCAAATGAAGGGTAAGCTATGAAAAATAGAGAGGATTTCATTTAGAACTCACAGAAACAATGATCCCAATGGTCTAAGTGGATTATGTGATTCTAAATCCAAGTCCTAGTCCATCAGCTACTAGGTAAACAGCTGATGTGGGCCCTTGCTTATTCTATTTACAACCTACTGAGAATACTGGGAAGAGGCTATGGAAGCTCAGCATCCTTTTTCCTTCACGTGTATAATGTGGAAGGCTGAAACTGCATGGCGGTCAACCAGATAATATGCTATTAGAACTAAGTCTGGCCTATTAACTTTACCTGTTGAGCCCAGTGACATCAGGAGAAAAGATGGTGCGCCACCTTTTTGGAGCTCTCTGAACTGCATTCTCCATTGCCTCTAGATGAGAAATGATGAGCTATTCAAGACCCTGTCAGTTACCACATCTTAGCTTCAATTACTTACAGGAATCCAAATTTCATTAGCTCCAACTCATATGAAAGTCACTTTCACTTTCACATTACTGAACTGTGCATGTGTTAAATACTATCTTGCTTTCCctctcttgttttcttgtttctcagCATTCCACTTCCCTACCCTTGAAACTACCTTTCAGTCTTTTCTAAAATTGCCCAAGTTCTTGGCTTTACttatacttctcttttttttttgaaattccattctttttgtgACCTGTACTTAAAATCATCAAGCTCCGGCTTCCTCCCCTCAGATTCATTTGTTACTATTTCTCCTTTGTACTGTCAATACAGCAGGTGGCTAACAGAACATTATGTGCACATGACATGTAGTACTTTCTGTTAATAGCTTCTCAATTGTAATCTGCAGTCATAAGGTCCTATATAAAGTTCAAGTTGCACTTAAAAGCAAATGAATATTAAAGTTCACAAAGTTAACCATAAATCCACATACTTAAAGTGACTTTCCCCTTAAAAAATCGTATTATCTTGCTGGGTGTGGctgcatgtgcctatagtcccagctagtcaggaggctgaggcaggaagaatgcttgagcccaggagttcaaggcatgAGTaatacagtgagaaaaaaaaagttgtatctcCAGTACCTTTCACTCTCAGCTGTTTGCATGGTCTCCAGTTTCGAGTGGGTTCCTCTGTTAAATCCTTTCACCTCCTGTTCTTCCAAAGATTCCAGCAATCGGATGACATCTTTATTTACTCCTCTGCGCTTTGCCAGAACTAAAGGGGTAGCACCTTGAtgattgctaaaaaaaaaaaaaaaaaaaaagtttataaaaataaagaagccatCATAGCAGTTATACTACATTGTCAGTTCCATTTTTAGTACCCACTTATATAGATCTCAGTGAAGAAAGAATGGGCCCAATTAGGGCCTACCCTAGGGCCGTGGGGAACTAAAGGAGtatttggctcactacaacttttCCACCATGAGCCTTGACCATCTGGCTGCAATCAGACCTTGACTGATGGGATTTCTGCACAGTTCATCACAGAGGCCGTTATCCTGTTAACCAAACACgtcccccacctccagcccccaTCCTCACACTGAATGTCTCCTCAACAGCAGATTATGGTAGAAGTAATAGCCGtgtgcctctattttttttttctgaattgtaCTATAGAAAGTGTTTATGAAGAACAAATcaccagggggaaaaaaaggatggGTCCAATTTAACTCAAAAGTAAAACCCAGAGCTGAGCCAAACATCCAGTGTAGCTGAATTTTGAATTaacccttgtttttctttttctttttttttttacttccagggaaaagaaaaaagagaacatataGTCAAAAAAGTGGATAAATCTAGTTCTAGATTCATTCTTATTTGATATTTACATTTTACGAGACAAGTACTTTTTCTAAAAAagtctaagaaaaaaatgtcaaataagCTGCTTCGGTTCACGCAGCTATTTAGCGCTAATAATAGGTTAGAACCCCAATCACATTAAATCCTGCAGTCAATTCCTACCCCATTTTGTCCTGCAGAAACAAAAGCATTTACTGTCTTATTCAGATTTAGGGGCATTATGGCATCAATAAATTAGGGCAGTGTGTAACTGTAATTTCAAGGTCAAGCTCAGTTTTACAGGTGACTTGACATCGTTCCCACTCAAAAAGCAGAGTatcactaaaacaaacaaaaagccccatGACTTCCTCAAATTGTTCAGTCTAAAAAGGATCCTGGACTCCCGGGAGATTATGAAGCTCACATGGTGCGTTACATGACAGAAGGCACACAAGCGTTAGAGTCAGCGGAActaggttcaaattccagctctgtccCTTATAAGCTGTGACCTTTTCAAATCCTCTATAAACTGTGTGAACTTTGTCCAATCCTTTTTTGTCTTCACtatctaatctgtaaaatgaaaacacCTATCGTGAGAGCTCTTCATTCTGAGGACTAAATGAGCTAACAAGTAAACACAGTCTAGCTCAtagattttcaacaaatgttcttttcttcttcttcccttgtTGTAACACTACATAATTAATTAGTAGCAGAAACTACCTactattttcatagaaaaaaatatgctgCTTTAGCAAAAATCTAGAAGTCAGCCCCTCATTCCCTCACTTGCCTAACAGGATTACACTGTCTTCAATGCTTTCTGAACTTATTTCAACTGATTAATGAGGAAACAAAATCAACAGACCCAAGATAAGACTATCAGTTGAGAGATTAATGGGAAGAAATGACTAGACTTCTAAAACCACAGAGAACTTACCAAATATCAATTTTGAGTCCATTGGAAACCAAAAATTGGATAGTATCCACATGGCCACAGAGGTGAAGAGCTGTGTTTCCTTGATAATCTGTGGCCAGAAGATCGGCACCGAATTTATGCAGTAACTGGCAGATGTCTACATTCCCTCGAGCTGCTGCAAGGTGAAGGCCTGTTCTGCCCCTGCTGTCACGAATATTTGGGTCAAAGCCACTTTCCAAAAGCCGCTTGGAATAATTAAAGTCCCCATCAATACAGGCTTGTAGCAAGGGCACGTTAGTCTGAGAAGAATCATTTACAAAAACATACGACATTGTTCTGATGTGGTGGATGGAACACGCCTGTAATGAAATAGGTGAGTGAGATTCCATGAAGACAAATGAAATCAAGACAAAGGAGTCATTTAGAAAAGCAATATTTCTCATCCTTTTTGGCCTCCTGcctctaataaataaattaccaaacagaaacaacaacaaagttatcaattgtattttattttccattaaaacattttattttcttcacttctgCTGGATTAAAATTCCAATTCAATTACTGTAAAGCTCTATTTTGCTTTTCACCATGTAAAAAGattaagagatatttttaaagttaagcaAGATATAATAGCTTAGATTTAAGTATTACATTGTCAGAACACATAGATAACATGGTGTTTAAACATCAAAGAACTACCCATATATAAATGCTACCGCTGGTAGACATTCTTATTTAATACAAACGAATTCTCTTTGATATATTTGCTTCTTCTTGTATTTGAGATATTCTACATGGTAACTAAAACTACTTGCATGAAAAGAACTTATACTCAACAAAGACCTGTAGAGTGTTATGTTtatagcacaatttttttttttttgagatggtgtctcactctattgcccaggctggagtgcagtggcgcggtcttggctcactgcaacctccatctcccgagttcaagcgattctcctgcctcagcctcccaagtagctggaattacaggcgtctgccaccatgctcagctaattttttgtatttttagtagagacggggtttcaccatgttggccaggctggtcttgaactcctgacctcatgatccgcctgccttggccttgcaaaaagtgctgggactacaggcgtgagccaccgcgcctggcctatagcACAAATTTTAAGAGAAAGGCTAAGGAAAGTaacaaactgaatttaaaaaccaGAGCATGAAATCAATTCAGATTATGCTTTTTCCACTATTGATCTTATTCTGCTGTGCTCTGTGGTTATCTCAATATGTGACTGTGCCAAATTCCCACCGTCCAAAGACTGAgagatgaggggaaaaaaaagtagggCTGTCTGGGAATACCAAGTCAGGACAAAGCAGCAATCCCAACTAGGTCTGATGTGAATTTCATCTCTTGGACTCATCCAGCTCACCAGTTTGCCCACATCTCTTTCACAGATGTTTCCTGGCCCCACTGGCGCACCTGAACTCAGGTAAGAGttcgggcggatcacgaggtcaggagatcgagaccatcctggctaacacggtgaaactccgtctctactaaaaatacaaaaaattagccgggcgcggtagcgggcgcctgtagtcccagctactcaggaggctgaggcaggagaatggcgtgaacccgggaggcggagcttgcagtgagccgagatcgcgccactgcactccagcctgggcgacagagcgagactccgtctcaaaaaaaaaaaaaaaaaaaaagagttcagcaTCTGCCTGGTGCACCTGAACTCTCAGGACATTCTGCTCTACCAAACTGCATACAACtaggtctctctctcttcccctaggTTCATTTAAGAAAGAGTTAAAGCCTGTCAAAAGAAACTTCGCTAGGAAATTGAcgagaaaacaaacaagaaaacagaaaggcAGAGACCAATGCTTTTCTAGAGATGGCTTTTTTATTCTTAGGTTACAAAAGCTTAGTCACATATGGACTTGGCTTATACAGCTGATCAGGTAAAGCCTCTTTCTGAAACACTGATGGAACTGGATGCTAGACCCATCTATTCTTGTGCCTAACCTCAAGGGGATTCAGGGAAGCCTGGTTGCTGAGTTTGTTGAGATTGCTGCCCCTATTCCTTTCAACTTGGCTTCTCAGCAGAGCCATTGTCCCAAAATCTGGGGCTGCCTTACACAAGGGTTCTGCTGCTACCATGGGCTCTCTGTGGAAAGAGTGGGCATTAACATACACTGAGACTTGTTCTGAGCCAGGTACCAACTAGGAGcttttaatgaatttaatttaatcttcCTAACAACTCCACAGTAAGGCTTTTTTATACCTGAATTTCAGTGAGGAGCCActgaaggattttttttgttttaaattgagacacgttcttgctctgtcacccaggctggagtgcggtggtacaatcatggctcactgcagcctcaaactcctgggttcaagtaatcctcccacatcagcctcctaaatagctgggactactattTCAATGAGTCCAGCCCATTGAAGAATTTTAAGTCAAAGAAATGGCACGGTCTTATTAGTCTTTCAGAAAGATGACTTGGATGGCAATATGGAGGCACTGGATTGTAGAGACAAAGactggaggcagggagatcaGTCATTAGGTCATTGCAGCTATCTAGGCAAGAAATGAAAACCTGACCTAAGGCAGTGGCAGGCAGAAGGGGACACACTGGAGAGGAACAGAGAAGACAGAATTAGCACAACTTAATGACTCACTGGATATGAAATGAAGGGTGAAAAGGGGCTGTtaagaataatttcaaataagaaaaaaagtttatgattaaaaactacagagattaaaatcaaaataaacttcAGATTATGATACAtatgatgactttttaaaaatctggctggacacagtggctcacacctgcaatcccagtactttggaaggccaaaatgggaggatagcttgaagcccaggagttcgaaactagcctgggcaacatagcgagagaccctgtctctataaaatattttaaaattagccaggcatggtggtgcgcgcctttCGTCCCACCTGTTCGGGacgctgaggtgagaggatcacttgagtccgggaggtcgaggttgcgatgagctgtgattgagccacagcactccagcctgggcatcaaagtgaggcctgtctcaaaaaaacaaaacaaaccaaaccaaaccaaaccaacaaacagaaaaactcaATGAGAAGAA comes from Pan troglodytes isolate AG18354 chromosome 7, NHGRI_mPanTro3-v2.0_pri, whole genome shotgun sequence and encodes:
- the ANKRD46 gene encoding ankyrin repeat domain-containing protein 46, translating into MSYVFVNDSSQTNVPLLQACIDGDFNYSKRLLESGFDPNIRDSRGRTGLHLAAARGNVDICQLLHKFGADLLATDYQGNTALHLCGHVDTIQFLVSNGLKIDICNHQGATPLVLAKRRGVNKDVIRLLESLEEQEVKGFNRGTHSKLETMQTAESESAMESHSLLNPNLQQGEGVLSSFRTTWQEFVEDLGFWRVLLLIFVIALLSLGIAYYVSGVLPFVENQPELVH